Proteins encoded in a region of the Rutidosis leptorrhynchoides isolate AG116_Rl617_1_P2 chromosome 9, CSIRO_AGI_Rlap_v1, whole genome shotgun sequence genome:
- the LOC139867311 gene encoding uncharacterized protein At5g43822-like isoform X1: MEAMVKKYQQKFNRVKDDMDRWQDIQDRLISQFRNASSIIGRLQLLEEPKNYGSLKNVDNIKDAILTKQMESLQGIMLSMNKTLEEMNSVILSLAKTHRDAKQQVKGGSIQASAKQLTNQIGIKPSLADCIEGLRLLHEMYQSEYLLKLSVISALPTLALKPSVKDLHDLEQLLVDQPNIPKEEVQSIYDIIFAEEIC; the protein is encoded by the exons ATGGAGGCAATGGTGAAAAAGTATCAGCAGAAATTCAATAGGGTAAAAGATGATATGGACAGATGGCAAGATATTCAAGATCGTTTGATTTCACAATTTAGAAATGCTTCTTCTATAATTGGAAGATTGCAG TTGCTTGAAGAACCTAAAAACTACGGGTCGTTGAAGAATGTTGATAATATTAAAGATGCTATCTTGACAAAGCAGATGGAATCCTTGCAAGGAATCATGCTATCAATGAATAAAACGTT GGAGGAAATGAATAGTGTTATTTTGTCGCTTGCAAAAACTCATCGTGATGCAAAGCAGCAAGTGAAAGGTGGTTCAATTCAAGCCTCGGCGAAACAACTAACGAACCAAATTGGAATCAAACCAAGTCTTGCTGACTGTATAGAAGGGCTCCGGCTTCTTCACGAGATGTATCAATCCGA GTACCTGCTTAAATTGTCTGTTATATCTGCACTTCCTACCCTTGCCTTGAAGCCGAG TGTTAAGGATTTACATGATCTCGAACAGCTGTTGGTAGATCAACCAAACATCCCCAAAGAAGAAG TGCAatctatatatgacatcatatttgCTGAAGAAATATGTTAA
- the LOC139867311 gene encoding uncharacterized protein At5g43822-like isoform X2, which translates to MVKKYQQKFNRVKDDMDRWQDIQDRLISQFRNASSIIGRLQLLEEPKNYGSLKNVDNIKDAILTKQMESLQGIMLSMNKTLEEMNSVILSLAKTHRDAKQQVKGGSIQASAKQLTNQIGIKPSLADCIEGLRLLHEMYQSEYLLKLSVISALPTLALKPSVKDLHDLEQLLVDQPNIPKEEVQSIYDIIFAEEIC; encoded by the exons ATGGTGAAAAAGTATCAGCAGAAATTCAATAGGGTAAAAGATGATATGGACAGATGGCAAGATATTCAAGATCGTTTGATTTCACAATTTAGAAATGCTTCTTCTATAATTGGAAGATTGCAG TTGCTTGAAGAACCTAAAAACTACGGGTCGTTGAAGAATGTTGATAATATTAAAGATGCTATCTTGACAAAGCAGATGGAATCCTTGCAAGGAATCATGCTATCAATGAATAAAACGTT GGAGGAAATGAATAGTGTTATTTTGTCGCTTGCAAAAACTCATCGTGATGCAAAGCAGCAAGTGAAAGGTGGTTCAATTCAAGCCTCGGCGAAACAACTAACGAACCAAATTGGAATCAAACCAAGTCTTGCTGACTGTATAGAAGGGCTCCGGCTTCTTCACGAGATGTATCAATCCGA GTACCTGCTTAAATTGTCTGTTATATCTGCACTTCCTACCCTTGCCTTGAAGCCGAG TGTTAAGGATTTACATGATCTCGAACAGCTGTTGGTAGATCAACCAAACATCCCCAAAGAAGAAG TGCAatctatatatgacatcatatttgCTGAAGAAATATGTTAA